One window of the Rufibacter radiotolerans genome contains the following:
- a CDS encoding cell division protein FtsQ/DivIB: MTGRKKEEIDLKRLEMRIKSHKFVRQAEVSRDLEGNINVTIQQNRPIARLLSSKKDVYLDEEGNQLPLSSLYTAHVLPVTVSAATTAGEGSFFQDSVGMAYLSLLKYIEKDPFWNAQLAHMDIDPKGKVSFLTQVGDQRIEFGKPVQVEEKFKRLFIFYKEVMPVVGWEKYSRLNIEYKDQIICE, encoded by the coding sequence TTGACCGGTAGGAAAAAAGAGGAGATTGACCTCAAGCGGCTGGAAATGCGGATTAAATCGCATAAATTTGTAAGGCAGGCGGAAGTCTCTCGAGACTTGGAGGGCAATATCAACGTGACCATCCAGCAAAACCGGCCCATTGCGCGTCTCCTGAGCTCGAAGAAAGATGTGTACCTGGATGAAGAAGGCAATCAACTGCCCTTGTCATCTTTGTACACAGCGCACGTTCTTCCGGTGACCGTTTCCGCGGCGACGACTGCCGGTGAAGGGTCATTTTTCCAGGACTCCGTAGGGATGGCGTATCTGTCTCTGCTGAAGTACATTGAGAAGGACCCGTTCTGGAACGCGCAACTGGCGCACATGGACATTGACCCAAAAGGGAAAGTAAGTTTTCTGACGCAGGTTGGGGACCAGCGGATAGAGTTTGGGAAACCGGTGCAGGTAGAGGAGAAATTCAAAAGGCTTTTCATCTTCTACAAAGAGGTAATGCCGGTAGTGGGGTGGGAGAAGTATAGTCGATTAAATATCGAATACAAGGATCAGATTATTTGTGAATAG
- a CDS encoding succinate dehydrogenase/fumarate reductase iron-sulfur subunit, with protein sequence MNLTLKVWRQKNSQAAGKLETYQVKDISPEMSFLEMMDVLNEGLLLSGIDPVAFDHDCREGICGMCSLYINGRAHGPERGTTTCQLHMRKFSDGDTITIEPWRAGPFPVLKDLCTDRSALDRIQQAGGYISINTGGVPDANVIPIPKSIADKAFDAATCIGCGACVAACKNGSAMLFTSAKVSQLALLPQGKVERKTRVENMVAQMDIEGFGACSNIGSCAAECPVGISLENIAMLNREYYAASFTSENV encoded by the coding sequence ATGAACCTGACGCTGAAAGTGTGGAGACAGAAAAACTCCCAGGCGGCCGGTAAGCTGGAAACATACCAAGTAAAAGATATCTCCCCAGAAATGTCGTTTCTGGAGATGATGGACGTGCTCAATGAGGGGTTGCTCCTCAGCGGCATTGACCCTGTGGCCTTTGACCATGACTGCCGCGAGGGTATCTGCGGAATGTGCAGCCTTTACATTAACGGCAGGGCCCACGGGCCGGAGCGTGGCACCACCACCTGCCAGTTGCACATGCGCAAATTCTCAGACGGGGATACCATCACCATTGAGCCCTGGAGAGCGGGCCCGTTCCCGGTTCTGAAAGACCTTTGCACTGACCGTTCTGCCCTGGACCGTATCCAGCAGGCCGGGGGGTACATCTCCATTAACACCGGTGGGGTACCAGATGCCAACGTGATTCCTATTCCTAAGTCTATTGCAGACAAAGCGTTTGACGCGGCTACCTGTATTGGTTGTGGCGCCTGCGTGGCGGCCTGTAAGAACGGTTCTGCTATGCTATTCACCTCGGCTAAGGTATCCCAGCTGGCCCTGTTACCACAGGGTAAGGTAGAACGCAAGACACGCGTAGAGAACATGGTGGCCCAGATGGACATTGAAGGCTTTGGCGCCTGCTCCAACATTGGATCCTGCGCGGCAGAATGCCCGGTAGGTATCTCCCTGGAGAATATTGCCATGCTCAACCGTGAATACTACGCTGCTTCTTTCACGTCTGAGAACGTTTAA
- a CDS encoding NADPH-dependent FMN reductase, which yields MILIISGTNRPDSITLQIARLYQEMLAAHGQASELLDLQDLPLDFASPSLYKSELYSQAFLDLRRQVVTAAKIVFIVPEYNCSYPGVLKAFIDGLEYPDALRRKKGALVGLSTGSQGGNIALSHLTDVLNYCGLHVLAQKPRLPFIHKHLQNGQFTNPLYHQLLEEQIAEFITF from the coding sequence ATGATTCTGATTATATCCGGTACCAACCGCCCCGACTCCATCACCCTGCAAATAGCCAGGCTTTACCAAGAGATGCTAGCTGCCCACGGACAGGCTTCTGAACTACTGGACTTGCAGGACCTTCCCCTGGACTTCGCCTCTCCTTCGCTCTATAAAAGTGAGCTGTATTCTCAGGCGTTCCTGGACCTGCGCCGGCAAGTAGTCACCGCCGCTAAGATTGTGTTCATTGTGCCGGAGTATAACTGCTCCTACCCCGGCGTGTTGAAGGCCTTCATTGACGGCTTGGAATACCCAGATGCCCTGCGCCGGAAGAAGGGAGCCTTGGTGGGGCTATCTACTGGCAGCCAGGGCGGCAATATTGCCCTCAGCCACCTCACCGACGTCCTGAATTACTGCGGGCTTCATGTGCTGGCCCAGAAGCCCCGCCTGCCCTTCATTCACAAGCATCTGCAAAATGGACAGTTCACCAACCCGCTTTACCACCAACTCCTGGAAGAACAGATAGCTGAATTCATCACTTTCTAG
- the ftsZ gene encoding cell division protein FtsZ, whose amino-acid sequence MSFSSYKFDVPSHSKSIIKVIGVGGGGSNAVNHMFNQGIKDVEFVVCNTDEQALKSSSVPNKLQIGTTLTEGLGAGANPERGKQAALESKEEIRELLGAHTKMVFITAGMGGGTGTGAAPVIAKVAKELDILTVGIVTAPFAFEGRKKRTAADNGIKELSENCDTVLVILNDKLREMFGNLPIRAAFAKADNVLTTAAKSIAEIITVTSEVNVDFEDVKTVMKDSGAAVMGSAITEGENRALRAAEESLSSPLLNNTDIHGAQKILLSIMSGDQAELEMDELTEITDYIQEKAGDDSEVIFGHGIDSTLGASIRVTVIATGFAREMVSLPAPKKTFEAGGPVVGATAPQAVREYAAEPVAPVAPTTFSVTPPVSATQLVANEPVRKPAPVTENKIIFDLDSTSELFTPSFEEEVVEVAAVQEVSEASQNKINERRERLRRLSLDTNTDAAIKEKLEVPAYLRRNVQLENVVPSAEQQISRFNLNDDNELLGDNRFLHDNVD is encoded by the coding sequence ATGAGTTTTTCATCGTACAAGTTTGATGTGCCATCGCACTCCAAGTCAATCATTAAGGTGATTGGTGTTGGCGGAGGGGGAAGCAATGCTGTGAACCACATGTTCAATCAAGGCATTAAGGACGTGGAGTTCGTGGTATGTAATACTGATGAGCAGGCGTTGAAAAGCAGCAGTGTGCCCAATAAACTTCAGATTGGAACTACCCTCACCGAAGGTCTGGGTGCCGGGGCCAATCCTGAGCGTGGCAAGCAGGCTGCCCTGGAAAGCAAAGAAGAGATAAGAGAATTGCTGGGCGCGCATACCAAGATGGTGTTCATCACCGCAGGTATGGGCGGGGGAACCGGAACCGGTGCTGCCCCGGTAATTGCCAAAGTAGCCAAAGAGCTTGATATCTTAACCGTTGGTATTGTGACCGCCCCTTTTGCCTTTGAGGGCAGAAAGAAGCGTACCGCCGCTGACAACGGTATCAAAGAACTGAGCGAGAACTGTGACACCGTGCTGGTGATCCTCAATGATAAACTGCGCGAGATGTTCGGGAACCTGCCAATCAGAGCAGCGTTTGCCAAAGCAGATAACGTGTTAACCACCGCCGCCAAAAGTATCGCCGAGATCATTACGGTGACTTCTGAGGTGAACGTGGACTTTGAAGATGTGAAAACGGTCATGAAAGACTCCGGTGCCGCCGTGATGGGTTCTGCCATCACTGAAGGCGAGAATCGCGCCCTTCGTGCCGCCGAGGAATCCCTTTCCTCGCCGTTGCTCAACAACACTGATATACACGGTGCCCAGAAAATCCTTCTTTCCATTATGTCTGGTGACCAGGCCGAACTGGAGATGGATGAGCTGACGGAGATCACTGACTACATCCAGGAAAAAGCCGGTGATGACTCTGAGGTGATCTTTGGCCATGGTATTGATTCTACCTTGGGTGCCAGCATTAGAGTAACGGTCATTGCTACCGGGTTTGCCCGTGAAATGGTTAGCCTTCCGGCCCCAAAAAAGACTTTTGAGGCGGGAGGACCGGTAGTAGGTGCCACTGCGCCTCAGGCCGTGAGAGAGTATGCTGCTGAGCCTGTAGCCCCCGTTGCCCCTACTACCTTCTCTGTTACCCCACCGGTATCTGCTACCCAGCTAGTGGCCAATGAGCCAGTGCGCAAGCCAGCCCCGGTAACCGAAAACAAAATCATCTTTGACCTTGATTCTACCAGTGAACTGTTCACCCCCTCCTTTGAAGAAGAGGTAGTAGAGGTGGCCGCAGTTCAGGAAGTAAGCGAGGCGTCTCAGAACAAAATCAACGAGCGCCGCGAGCGCCTGCGCAGATTAAGCCTGGACACCAACACCGATGCCGCCATCAAAGAGAAGCTGGAGGTACCTGCCTATCTGAGAAGAAACGTGCAACTGGAGAACGTGGTGCCTTCCGCAGAGCAGCAGATTTCCCGCTTTAACCTCAACGATGACAACGAACTGCTAGGCGATAACCGCTTTTTGCATGACAATGTAGACTAG
- the ftsA gene encoding cell division protein FtsA, producing MTQNDKIVVGLDIGTTKICALVGRKNEYGKLEILGLGKAVSEGVVRGMVSNIDKTVEAIRKAIKQAEEQSGIDIKVVNVGIAGQHIKSLQHNGSITRTSLDSEITVEDVNRLTNDMYRLVTPPGSEIIHVMPQDYKVDYEDGIMDPVGMSGVRLEGNFHIITAQSNAVNNITKCISRAGLEIDQLILEPLASCMSVLSEEEREAGVALIDIGGGTTDLAIFKDNIIRHTAVLPFGGNIITSDIKQGCMVMQNQAEQLKVRFGKAIADEASENEIVSIPGLRDRTPKEISLKNLAYIIEARMEEIVELVYSEIVRSGYANQLAAGVVITGGGAQLQNLVQLVEYLTGLDARIGYPNEHLGKSKIDSVKSPMYATTVGLVLAGYQALDERVNRYTEMANSTGNKIVNEIRPVQKSNSGPGFFSKILDRTKSMLIDDFDDKQQNY from the coding sequence ATGACGCAGAACGACAAAATAGTTGTAGGCTTAGACATTGGAACAACCAAAATTTGCGCGCTGGTAGGGAGGAAAAACGAGTACGGCAAGCTGGAGATCCTGGGCTTGGGGAAAGCGGTTTCTGAAGGCGTAGTGCGTGGCATGGTGAGCAACATTGACAAAACCGTTGAAGCCATCCGTAAAGCGATAAAGCAGGCAGAAGAGCAATCTGGTATTGACATTAAGGTCGTGAACGTAGGTATTGCCGGGCAGCACATCAAAAGTCTGCAACACAACGGCAGTATCACCCGCACATCACTGGACAGCGAGATCACCGTTGAGGACGTGAACCGTCTTACCAATGACATGTACCGTCTGGTGACCCCACCTGGCAGTGAGATCATCCATGTAATGCCCCAGGACTACAAGGTGGATTACGAAGATGGCATCATGGACCCGGTTGGCATGTCTGGCGTTCGTTTGGAGGGGAACTTCCACATCATCACCGCCCAGTCTAACGCAGTAAACAACATCACCAAGTGCATCAGCCGGGCCGGTTTAGAGATTGACCAGCTTATACTGGAGCCCCTGGCATCTTGTATGTCTGTGTTGAGCGAAGAGGAGCGGGAAGCCGGTGTGGCCCTGATTGACATTGGAGGCGGTACTACTGACCTGGCTATCTTCAAAGACAACATCATCCGTCATACCGCGGTGCTTCCGTTTGGCGGTAACATCATCACCTCAGATATCAAGCAGGGTTGCATGGTCATGCAGAACCAGGCTGAGCAGCTCAAAGTGCGCTTTGGCAAAGCCATCGCCGACGAAGCCTCTGAGAATGAGATCGTTTCAATCCCGGGCCTTAGAGACCGGACTCCCAAAGAAATTTCCTTGAAAAACCTTGCTTATATTATAGAAGCGAGAATGGAGGAAATTGTTGAACTCGTTTACTCAGAAATTGTTAGAAGCGGGTATGCCAACCAACTGGCGGCAGGCGTGGTGATCACCGGAGGCGGTGCCCAACTGCAGAACCTGGTGCAATTGGTAGAGTACCTTACTGGACTGGATGCCCGCATTGGTTACCCCAATGAGCACTTAGGCAAAAGCAAGATTGACTCAGTGAAGAGCCCAATGTATGCTACCACCGTTGGTCTTGTATTGGCTGGTTACCAGGCGCTTGATGAGCGCGTGAACCGCTACACCGAGATGGCTAACAGTACCGGTAACAAGATTGTCAACGAGATAAGACCAGTTCAGAAATCAAATAGCGGCCCCGGCTTCTTTTCCAAGATCTTAGACCGGACCAAGAGTATGCTTATTGATGATTTTGACGATAAGCAACAAAACTATTAA